From the genome of Methanobrevibacter smithii ATCC 35061, one region includes:
- a CDS encoding cupin domain-containing protein, with protein sequence MSEDIKAKSLNIENLVDYQKDTVVSREVIKKELGTVTFFAFDKGQGLSEHSAPFDAMVQVIDGEAEITISGNKNIVKKGEMIIMPANEPHALQAVNMPYKMILTMIKSD encoded by the coding sequence ATGAGCGAAGATATTAAAGCTAAATCTTTAAACATTGAAAATTTGGTTGATTATCAAAAAGATACGGTAGTTAGTAGGGAAGTAATCAAAAAAGAGCTTGGAACAGTAACATTTTTTGCATTTGACAAAGGTCAAGGCTTAAGTGAACACTCTGCACCATTTGATGCTATGGTTCAAGTAATTGATGGTGAAGCAGAAATAACTATTTCAGGTAATAAAAATATTGTAAAAAAAGGTGAAATGATTATTATGCCAGCTAATGAGCCTCATGCTCTTCAAGCTGTTAATATGCCATATAAAATGATTTTAACTATGATTAAATCTGATTAA
- a CDS encoding class I SAM-dependent methyltransferase codes for MKQTITNPNEVDWLKYWQEALKQKTDKNKDWDKAAPHFHKRAKKDDYHDLLFSKLILNENDSLLDLGCGEGSITLPIAKQVRKVTGVDSSTKMLELLNQRAQEQNIKNVDTILKSLEDISYEEIGDYDVVLASRSLNGIIPIEETLKTINEIANKYVFITLFGPENWKIEKEFNEYIGKENKPFPEYNYMFNILYNMGIYANIERLDIKAYREYSSIEEAMDNGKFRLDLLNDDEKAQLRKYLNEILKKDSETGKLYNKKDKADWILIWWKK; via the coding sequence ATGAAACAGACTATAACCAATCCGAACGAAGTTGACTGGCTTAAATATTGGCAAGAAGCACTCAAACAAAAGACAGACAAAAACAAAGACTGGGATAAAGCAGCTCCCCATTTTCATAAAAGAGCTAAAAAAGATGATTATCATGATTTATTATTCTCAAAGCTTATTTTAAATGAAAATGACAGTCTTTTAGATTTAGGCTGTGGTGAAGGGTCAATTACCCTACCTATAGCTAAACAAGTTAGAAAAGTAACAGGTGTTGATTCATCAACTAAAATGTTGGAACTATTAAACCAAAGAGCTCAAGAACAAAATATCAAAAACGTGGACACTATTTTAAAATCCTTAGAGGATATTAGTTATGAAGAAATTGGAGATTATGATGTCGTACTTGCTTCAAGGTCATTAAATGGAATAATCCCAATTGAAGAAACTCTTAAAACAATAAATGAAATAGCTAACAAATATGTTTTTATCACTTTATTTGGTCCTGAAAATTGGAAAATAGAAAAAGAATTCAATGAATACATCGGAAAAGAAAATAAGCCGTTTCCAGAGTATAATTATATGTTTAATATACTCTACAACATGGGGATTTATGCCAATATAGAACGCCTGGACATTAAAGCATATAGAGAATACAGCAGCATTGAAGAAGCTATGGACAACGGTAAATTTAGGCTGGATTTACTTAATGATGATGAAAAAGCACAATTGAGAAAATACCTTAATGAAATTCTTAAAAAAGATTCTGAAACAGGAAAATTATACAATAAAAAAGATAAAGCTGACTGGATTTTAATTTGGTGGAAAAAGTAG
- a CDS encoding tetratricopeptide repeat protein, with the protein MVNKKAIKLINNEEYEKANQLSFILFQKKNMKEFLEINNLLLEKNYIPALPLRGYYHLIEDAYHDNNDYGEKYFNKYLEERPDSTSIRFQKAIASSAKGNEEESKQIIDNLIENYHESPYSDELITCESKEKLCELKLIYTFEKESDENCLNYANKLLGEYPDSILAMLIKAKLLCKNNENQEALKLVNKCLKKERVIEGVLIKGDIYINLNQHEKAIKCFDIGIKSLSGSKEYLSIEWYHKKALSLIQLQKYEEAMKCLNKTMDIILAIEIRADLNEEGIKLLKDCEKEKQELLNMGIADLKYSKHTINLSKLVYIFLALAILVNFLPVNGTVKLAANIIFLITAVASLAKQIYESRF; encoded by the coding sequence ATGGTAAATAAAAAAGCGATTAAACTAATAAACAACGAAGAATATGAAAAGGCAAACCAGCTTTCATTTATATTATTTCAAAAAAAGAACATGAAAGAATTTTTAGAAATCAATAATTTGCTTCTGGAAAAAAATTACATACCTGCACTTCCTCTAAGAGGTTATTACCACCTAATTGAAGACGCATATCATGACAACAATGATTATGGTGAAAAATACTTCAATAAATATTTGGAAGAACGGCCAGACTCAACATCCATTCGTTTTCAAAAAGCTATTGCATCATCTGCAAAAGGAAATGAAGAAGAATCCAAACAAATTATTGACAATCTTATTGAGAATTATCATGAAAGTCCATACAGTGATGAACTAATCACCTGTGAGTCAAAAGAAAAGCTTTGCGAACTTAAACTAATTTACACTTTCGAAAAGGAATCAGACGAAAATTGCCTGAATTATGCAAATAAACTGCTTGGCGAATATCCCGACAGCATTTTAGCCATGCTAATAAAAGCCAAATTATTATGTAAAAATAATGAAAATCAGGAAGCTTTGAAACTAGTTAACAAATGCCTGAAAAAAGAAAGGGTTATTGAAGGGGTTCTTATAAAAGGAGACATTTACATTAATTTAAACCAACACGAAAAAGCTATTAAATGCTTCGATATTGGAATAAAATCATTAAGTGGAAGTAAAGAATACCTAAGTATTGAATGGTATCACAAAAAAGCTCTATCATTAATTCAATTGCAGAAATACGAAGAGGCAATGAAATGTTTAAATAAAACAATGGACATAATCCTTGCTATAGAAATTCGTGCCGATTTAAATGAAGAGGGAATAAAATTATTGAAAGATTGTGAAAAAGAAAAGCAGGAACTACTTAATATGGGCATAGCTGATCTTAAATATAGCAAACACACAATTAATTTAAGCAAATTAGTTTATATTTTTTTAGCTCTGGCTATTTTAGTTAATTTTCTGCCTGTTAATGGCACAGTTAAATTAGCTGCAAATATAATATTTTTAATTACTGCTGTAGCTTCACTAGCTAAACAGATTTATGAATCACGTTTTTAG
- a CDS encoding aldo/keto reductase — protein sequence MKMIRLGKTNYKVNKNGFGALPIQRRNKKDSIEIIQKAYNNGINFYDTARFYTDSEEKLGASLNEVRENVIIATKTGAENAEDFWKDLETSLKNLQTDYVEIYQFHNLPFCPKPNDGSGLYEAMLEAKDEGKIKHIGITSHKFTIAKQALSSGLYETLQFPFSYLTDAQELNLVEKCKKLDVGFLAMKAMGGGLITNSKAAYSFMANYDNVLPIWGIQRESELDEFISYQENPPVLDDKLKTAIKKDKQELGDDFCRGCGYCMPCPNDIEINTCARMSLWIRRMPTQPSLSEDFQSKMKQAKKCDECRECIKKCPYSLNIPQLLKENIQDYENILNGKTIVD from the coding sequence ATGAAAATGATTAGACTTGGGAAAACAAATTATAAAGTTAACAAAAATGGATTCGGAGCACTTCCAATACAAAGAAGAAATAAAAAGGATTCCATCGAAATCATACAAAAGGCATATAATAATGGAATCAATTTCTATGATACTGCCCGTTTTTATACAGACAGTGAGGAAAAATTAGGTGCCAGTCTTAATGAAGTACGGGAAAATGTAATTATTGCAACAAAAACCGGAGCTGAAAATGCAGAGGATTTCTGGAAGGATTTAGAAACTTCCCTTAAAAATCTTCAAACAGATTATGTGGAAATTTACCAGTTCCATAATCTTCCATTTTGTCCAAAACCTAATGACGGATCAGGACTTTATGAAGCAATGCTGGAAGCTAAAGACGAAGGGAAAATAAAACATATCGGAATTACTTCACATAAATTTACAATAGCCAAACAAGCTCTTTCAAGCGGACTTTATGAAACACTGCAATTTCCGTTTTCATATTTAACCGATGCTCAGGAACTAAATCTGGTTGAAAAATGTAAAAAATTAGATGTCGGATTTTTGGCCATGAAAGCTATGGGCGGAGGATTAATCACAAACTCAAAAGCAGCATATTCATTTATGGCAAATTATGATAATGTATTGCCTATCTGGGGAATTCAAAGAGAGTCAGAATTGGATGAATTTATATCCTATCAGGAAAATCCTCCGGTTTTAGATGATAAATTAAAAACCGCTATAAAAAAAGACAAACAGGAACTGGGAGACGACTTCTGTCGAGGATGCGGCTATTGTATGCCCTGTCCAAATGATATTGAGATTAATACATGTGCCAGAATGTCTTTATGGATTAGAAGAATGCCTACACAGCCTAGTTTAAGTGAAGATTTCCAATCTAAAATGAAACAGGCCAAAAAATGTGATGAATGTAGAGAATGTATTAAAAAATGTCCCTACAGTTTAAATATCCCTCAATTACTTAAAGAAAATATTCAGGATTATGAAAATATCTTAAACGGAAAAACCATCGTAGATTGA
- a CDS encoding tetratricopeptide repeat protein: protein MSSKLEQAKELIKNEEYKKALDIAKKRHGNDKINEYLIILDLLIQEKYLPAIEERGHYHQYYDPNHDNGDYGEKYFDMYLEIEPQSINGLCDKAMSLSNKNKLTEAIGYMDKAFKNYDAYSQKEEPRISHEEVRMGKIELLMQDNQNKKALNEINKYEKKFGQNKKEIFYKGQLLEKTGEYEKALEYLDKSLDEDHTIIALNSKGNALYELGEYKKALDSYNSCITHEKDVKDDLELVTNFNYKAAFCNVELGNYDEAVKHLNKTIDMLNEKGRLDKNLEDIYQKCSFEKDRLMYKNNVEDKRFSNFKFLSTKTSIIALIIIIIAYIILKIIGY from the coding sequence ATGAGCAGTAAGCTTGAACAAGCAAAAGAGTTAATAAAAAATGAAGAATATAAAAAAGCTCTCGATATAGCTAAAAAAAGACATGGAAACGATAAAATAAATGAATACTTGATTATTTTAGACTTATTAATTCAAGAAAAATATTTGCCTGCAATTGAAGAAAGGGGTCACTATCACCAATATTACGACCCAAATCATGACAATGGAGATTACGGTGAAAAATATTTTGATATGTACTTGGAAATAGAGCCCCAGTCAATTAACGGATTATGTGATAAAGCAATGTCTTTATCCAATAAAAATAAATTAACAGAAGCTATTGGATATATGGATAAGGCTTTTAAAAATTATGATGCATATTCTCAAAAAGAAGAGCCTAGAATTAGCCATGAAGAAGTTAGAATGGGTAAAATTGAGCTTTTAATGCAGGACAATCAAAATAAAAAAGCATTAAATGAAATAAACAAATATGAAAAGAAATTCGGTCAAAATAAAAAAGAAATTTTCTACAAAGGCCAGCTTCTTGAAAAAACCGGCGAATATGAAAAGGCACTGGAATATCTGGATAAAAGTTTAGATGAAGACCACACAATAATAGCTTTAAATTCAAAAGGAAATGCATTATATGAATTGGGAGAATATAAAAAAGCTTTGGATTCCTATAATTCATGCATTACTCATGAAAAAGATGTTAAAGATGACTTGGAGTTAGTTACTAATTTCAATTATAAGGCTGCATTTTGTAATGTTGAACTTGGAAACTATGATGAAGCGGTCAAGCATTTAAACAAAACCATTGACATGTTGAATGAAAAGGGCAGATTAGATAAAAACCTTGAAGATATTTATCAAAAATGTTCCTTTGAAAAAGACAGATTAATGTATAAAAATAATGTGGAAGACAAACGCTTCAGTAATTTTAAATTCCTATCTACAAAAACATCAATAATTGCCCTTATAATTATTATAATAGCTTATATTATCTTAAAAATTATTGGATACTAG
- a CDS encoding glutamate--tRNA ligase: MNDLEEIVYKHALLNAAKHKGSANPGAVIGSIMSQEPDLRSRAKEIGPIAGKIVAQVNKLSEDEQSAQMAKYHVEVKENKQKKEEGLQELPGSHDNVVMRFAPNPSGPLHIGHARAAVPNAEYVKRYGGKLILRIEDTDPKRVFEPAYDLIPQDLEWLGIKADEVYYQSDRFEIYYDYARQLIEKGAAYMCTCDGATFKELKDNCKPCPCRDNSVEKNLELWDKFDQMHAGEAVLRVKTDINHKNPAIRDWVAMRIVEETHPRLGNKYRVYPMMNFSVAVDDHLMGMSHVLRGKDHLANSEKQKYLYDHMGWDVPEFIHYGRLKMEDIALSTSKALEGISSGKYSGWDDPRLGTLKAIARRGIQPQTIYNLITEIGVKMSDSAISWKKIYGLNRNFLEPIANRYFFVENPVEITVDGYEDGAVDIERPLHADHEDRGNRILPFAGKAYLASEDVKDGISRLMDAVNVDIDGDKITYNSTSFEQARDLKAKIIQWVPVEDNVNVSIVMDDASTKTGLGEGALKDLKVGDVVQFERVGFARLDEIKDNELVFYYAHK; encoded by the coding sequence ATGAATGATTTAGAAGAAATTGTCTATAAACATGCTTTATTAAATGCTGCTAAGCATAAAGGAAGTGCAAATCCGGGGGCAGTTATTGGTTCAATTATGAGTCAGGAACCGGATTTAAGAAGTAGAGCAAAAGAAATTGGTCCAATTGCAGGAAAAATTGTAGCTCAGGTTAACAAATTAAGTGAAGATGAACAGTCAGCTCAAATGGCTAAATATCATGTGGAAGTAAAAGAAAATAAACAGAAAAAAGAAGAAGGTCTTCAGGAGCTTCCAGGTTCTCATGATAATGTAGTAATGAGATTTGCTCCAAACCCAAGCGGACCTCTACACATTGGTCATGCCCGTGCAGCAGTTCCAAATGCAGAATATGTTAAAAGATATGGCGGTAAACTTATTTTAAGAATAGAAGATACTGACCCTAAAAGAGTTTTCGAACCTGCATATGATTTGATTCCTCAGGATTTGGAATGGCTGGGAATAAAAGCAGATGAAGTTTACTATCAAAGTGACAGATTTGAGATTTATTATGATTATGCTCGCCAATTGATAGAAAAAGGTGCTGCTTACATGTGTACATGTGACGGTGCTACATTTAAGGAGCTTAAAGATAACTGTAAACCTTGCCCATGTAGGGACAACAGTGTTGAGAAAAACCTTGAATTATGGGATAAATTTGATCAGATGCATGCTGGAGAAGCTGTTTTAAGAGTAAAAACAGATATCAATCATAAAAATCCGGCTATTCGTGACTGGGTAGCTATGCGTATTGTAGAAGAAACCCACCCACGTTTAGGGAATAAATACAGAGTTTACCCTATGATGAACTTTTCAGTAGCTGTGGACGATCATCTAATGGGTATGAGTCATGTACTTAGAGGAAAAGACCATTTGGCAAACAGTGAAAAACAGAAATACCTTTATGACCATATGGGATGGGATGTTCCTGAATTTATCCATTATGGTAGGTTAAAAATGGAAGACATTGCATTAAGTACTTCTAAAGCTCTGGAAGGAATCAGCTCAGGTAAATACTCAGGATGGGATGATCCGAGATTAGGTACCTTAAAAGCAATAGCCAGAAGGGGAATCCAGCCTCAGACAATATACAATTTAATTACTGAAATCGGAGTTAAAATGTCTGATTCAGCTATTAGCTGGAAAAAGATTTACGGATTGAATCGTAATTTCTTAGAACCAATAGCTAACCGTTATTTCTTTGTAGAAAATCCGGTTGAAATAACTGTTGACGGATATGAAGATGGAGCTGTTGATATCGAAAGGCCATTACATGCAGACCATGAAGACAGGGGAAACAGAATATTGCCCTTTGCAGGAAAAGCATATTTGGCTAGTGAAGACGTTAAAGATGGAATATCTCGGTTGATGGATGCAGTAAATGTTGATATTGACGGAGATAAAATTACTTATAATTCAACTTCTTTTGAACAGGCAAGAGATTTGAAAGCTAAAATCATTCAATGGGTTCCGGTTGAAGACAATGTTAATGTAAGTATTGTTATGGATGATGCATCTACAAAAACAGGTCTTGGTGAAGGAGCACTAAAAGATTTAAAAGTTGGGGATGTAGTGCAATTTGAAAGAGTTGGATTTGCCCGTTTGGATGAAATTAAAGATAATGAGTTAGTATTTTATTATGCTCATAAATAG
- a CDS encoding LL-diaminopimelate aminotransferase, whose product MVVKINENYLKLKSSYLFVEVARREAEFQKNNPDADIIKMGIGDVTKPLAPSVIKAFQGAVDEMGNADTFRGYGPEQGYDFLAEEIIKNDFEPFGVSLDTDEVFISDGAKCDTGNIQEIFDLGNKIAVTDPVYTVYVDTNVMAGRTGEMKDDGMYEGLTYLKCNAENGFVPELPEEDVDIIYLCYPNNPTGTTLTYDQLKVFVDYAIEHKAIILFDAAYECFIREDDVPHTIYEIEGAKNVAIEFRSFSKMAGFTGTRCAYTVVPKEVAGYDSKGNEVQLNQLWNRRQTTKFNGVSYPVQVAAAAVYSDDGKKEIKEIIDYYMENAKVIKSSLEKLGLEVYGGVNSPYIWVKTPNNMDSWAFFDLLLNEANVVGTPGSGFGPSGEGYLRLTAFNTLENTKEAMDRISKLNF is encoded by the coding sequence ATGGTTGTTAAAATTAATGAAAACTATCTTAAATTAAAAAGTAGTTATCTTTTTGTTGAAGTAGCAAGAAGAGAAGCTGAATTCCAAAAAAATAATCCTGATGCGGATATTATTAAAATGGGTATTGGAGATGTTACCAAACCGTTAGCTCCTAGTGTTATTAAAGCATTCCAGGGTGCTGTAGATGAAATGGGTAATGCTGATACATTCAGAGGTTATGGTCCTGAACAGGGATATGATTTTTTAGCTGAAGAAATTATTAAAAATGATTTTGAACCGTTCGGAGTTTCTCTTGACACTGATGAAGTATTTATTAGTGACGGAGCTAAATGTGATACCGGTAATATTCAAGAAATTTTTGATTTAGGTAATAAAATAGCTGTTACTGATCCGGTTTATACTGTATATGTTGATACTAATGTAATGGCTGGAAGAACTGGTGAAATGAAAGATGACGGTATGTATGAAGGACTTACATACTTAAAATGCAATGCAGAAAACGGATTTGTTCCGGAACTTCCGGAAGAAGATGTGGATATTATTTACTTATGTTATCCAAATAATCCGACAGGTACTACTCTTACTTATGATCAATTAAAAGTCTTTGTTGATTATGCAATTGAACATAAAGCAATTATTTTATTTGATGCAGCATATGAATGTTTCATTCGTGAAGATGATGTGCCTCATACTATTTATGAAATTGAAGGTGCTAAAAATGTAGCTATTGAATTCAGAAGCTTTTCTAAAATGGCTGGTTTCACAGGTACCCGTTGTGCTTATACTGTTGTTCCTAAAGAAGTGGCAGGTTATGACAGTAAAGGCAATGAAGTTCAGTTAAACCAGTTATGGAACAGAAGACAAACTACAAAATTCAATGGTGTTTCATATCCTGTTCAGGTTGCAGCAGCTGCAGTTTATTCTGATGATGGTAAAAAAGAAATTAAAGAAATAATTGATTATTATATGGAAAATGCAAAAGTAATCAAATCTAGCTTGGAAAAATTAGGTCTTGAAGTTTATGGTGGAGTCAATTCACCTTATATATGGGTTAAAACTCCAAATAACATGGATTCCTGGGCTTTCTTTGATTTATTATTAAATGAAGCTAATGTAGTTGGAACTCCAGGTTCAGGATTCGGACCAAGTGGTGAAGGTTATTTGAGACTTACTGCATTCAATACTTTAGAAAATACTAAAGAAGCAATGGACAGAATTTCCAAATTAAATTTTTAG
- a CDS encoding DUF6882 domain-containing protein, producing MRKIEKPVEIEQGDSFKVILSKYGALGLDKQENLSELIGDLEGQLDIEKGVLTFSDDISFNVQILGFFNEEAKKWSWAWDNENIGFDESLIEAAKEIHEIGLKYEIGQFTTPEFETTFDDCHIWAMVATSILKMDGYYGVNMEGLDIFVAIKSDLIVENNSVLKFRDTFYTFQKNFEIFPKIAFESYTKLKGYPFKQKEEFAVAKLGESRIITSFTERGNVTHIQMLLEDE from the coding sequence GTGAGGAAAATTGAAAAACCAGTTGAAATTGAACAGGGTGACTCATTTAAAGTTATCTTATCTAAATACGGTGCTTTAGGTTTAGATAAACAGGAAAACTTATCAGAATTAATCGGAGATTTGGAAGGTCAGTTGGATATTGAAAAAGGTGTCTTAACATTTAGTGACGATATTTCATTTAATGTTCAGATTTTAGGTTTCTTCAATGAAGAAGCTAAAAAATGGTCCTGGGCATGGGATAATGAAAATATAGGATTTGATGAAAGTCTAATTGAAGCTGCAAAAGAAATTCATGAAATCGGTTTAAAATATGAAATCGGCCAATTTACAACTCCTGAATTTGAAACAACTTTTGATGATTGTCATATATGGGCAATGGTAGCTACTTCTATTTTAAAAATGGACGGATACTATGGAGTTAATATGGAAGGATTGGATATCTTTGTAGCTATTAAATCTGATTTGATAGTTGAAAACAATTCAGTTCTTAAATTCAGAGATACATTCTACACTTTCCAGAAGAATTTTGAAATTTTCCCAAAAATAGCTTTTGAATCATATACAAAACTTAAGGGTTATCCTTTCAAACAGAAAGAAGAGTTTGCTGTCGCTAAACTTGGTGAAAGTCGTATTATTACAAGTTTTACTGAAAGAGGTAATGTAACTCACATTCAAATGCTTTTAGAAGATGAGTGA
- a CDS encoding DUF6891 domain-containing protein, with the protein MNQELVDEIEYTKELLANSGFFNREDIIEILEEQFIEDDIDFSNIEISFSQKDNSNFKVLENAFIKLSGENIIAIHNCGYDIEEGVTDAFELFVHLKNNKYDPVGFCFYTFEDVEEAIENNKLKITFGDFENSPDKALEIGKIVFSTLKESNFDVNWDETVNNQIEISIEWDKIFDENKEYEMEGAFEAYINNN; encoded by the coding sequence ATGAATCAGGAATTAGTTGATGAAATAGAATATACAAAAGAATTATTAGCTAATTCTGGGTTTTTCAACAGGGAAGATATTATAGAAATATTGGAAGAGCAGTTCATTGAAGATGACATTGATTTTTCCAATATTGAAATATCTTTTAGTCAGAAGGATAACTCTAACTTTAAAGTATTGGAAAATGCCTTTATCAAATTATCCGGTGAAAACATTATAGCTATCCATAACTGCGGTTATGATATTGAAGAGGGAGTAACTGATGCCTTTGAGTTATTTGTTCATCTGAAAAACAATAAATATGACCCTGTGGGTTTTTGTTTTTACACATTTGAAGATGTTGAGGAAGCTATTGAAAACAATAAACTGAAAATCACTTTTGGAGATTTTGAGAATAGTCCTGATAAGGCTTTGGAAATCGGAAAAATTGTTTTCAGCACTTTAAAAGAATCTAATTTTGATGTTAATTGGGACGAAACAGTTAACAACCAGATTGAAATTTCCATTGAATGGGATAAAATTTTTGATGAAAATAAGGAATATGAAATGGAAGGCGCTTTTGAAGCATATATAAATAATAATTAG
- a CDS encoding MFS transporter, whose protein sequence is MNANKKRDFIVITVASLATFYGAYMGNVTPVALPKMAEIFGLSNIMQNWVTNIFLLTMGVLAIPLGKLCSRYGVKKTFIYSVILMLIGSIGTPLSHTIPELLIFRVIQGIGGAGLCVDSMLIIAEAISPEKRGQALGITVSCTYIGIALAPVLGGSLTYNFGWESIFWVMIPFILLNLILLFTIKEEWFKYQNEKFDLKGSIVFAIGILLLIYGFSIFNTTIGFIITVAGVLLLILFGKIELNSKYPAYDIKLYKNKKFLSSNIASILSYIATFVVTTIVNYNFQYVRGFDSQLSGLILITFPLLMAIVAPAAGKLSDRIDPQKIATIGMIIVTVGLILLVPLDKDTSIVIVLVSLALQGIGYGLFASPNINTIMSSVPPKDTPMASSAVATMRILGQTLSTGILTVIFAIMMGNVIIQPSNYPQLISCSQITLLIITVISALCFIVCHIGYKSKDKLYF, encoded by the coding sequence ATGAATGCAAATAAAAAAAGAGATTTTATTGTTATAACTGTAGCCTCTCTTGCCACATTTTACGGCGCATACATGGGAAATGTTACGCCTGTTGCACTGCCTAAAATGGCTGAAATTTTTGGATTAAGTAATATAATGCAAAATTGGGTTACAAATATATTTTTATTAACAATGGGAGTATTAGCTATTCCTTTAGGAAAGCTCTGCAGCAGATATGGAGTTAAGAAAACATTTATTTATTCTGTAATTTTAATGTTAATCGGAAGTATTGGAACTCCCCTATCACACACAATTCCGGAATTATTAATATTCAGAGTAATTCAGGGAATCGGAGGTGCCGGTCTTTGTGTAGATTCAATGTTAATAATTGCTGAGGCAATAAGTCCTGAAAAAAGAGGTCAGGCACTGGGAATAACTGTAAGCTGCACATATATCGGAATTGCACTGGCACCAGTACTTGGAGGCAGTCTAACCTATAATTTCGGCTGGGAATCCATATTCTGGGTAATGATTCCATTTATATTATTAAACCTAATATTACTTTTTACAATAAAAGAGGAATGGTTCAAATACCAAAATGAAAAATTCGACTTGAAAGGTTCTATAGTCTTTGCAATTGGAATCTTATTATTGATTTACGGATTTTCAATATTTAATACAACAATAGGATTCATAATAACTGTTGCTGGAGTGCTTTTACTGATTTTATTTGGTAAAATTGAGTTAAACTCCAAATATCCTGCATATGACATAAAATTATATAAAAATAAGAAATTTTTATCAAGCAATATAGCCAGTATATTAAGTTACATAGCTACCTTTGTAGTAACTACAATTGTCAATTACAATTTCCAGTATGTTCGCGGTTTTGATTCACAGCTTTCAGGACTGATTTTAATTACATTCCCATTATTAATGGCTATTGTAGCTCCAGCAGCCGGAAAATTATCTGATAGAATTGATCCTCAAAAAATTGCAACAATCGGAATGATAATTGTAACTGTCGGTTTAATCCTGCTTGTACCTCTTGATAAAGACACATCAATTGTAATTGTACTTGTATCACTTGCATTGCAGGGTATAGGCTACGGATTATTCGCAAGTCCAAACATCAACACTATAATGAGCAGTGTTCCTCCAAAAGATACTCCAATGGCATCAAGTGCAGTAGCTACAATGAGAATACTTGGTCAAACATTAAGTACTGGAATATTAACTGTGATTTTTGCAATAATGATGGGAAATGTAATAATTCAGCCATCTAACTATCCTCAGCTTATTTCCTGTTCCCAAATAACATTACTGATTATAACCGTAATCAGTGCTCTTTGTTTTATTGTCTGCCATATAGGCTACAAATCCAAGGACAAACTGTATTTTTAA